One region of Chelonoidis abingdonii isolate Lonesome George chromosome 14, CheloAbing_2.0, whole genome shotgun sequence genomic DNA includes:
- the LOC116825047 gene encoding olfactory receptor 10C1-like, with amino-acid sequence MWKSNQTCVTEIVFLGFSDFQALQVLLFVVVFTFYMVTLLGNSLIVIVTVTDCALCTPMYFFLRNLSFLEIGYTSVVIPKMLLNLLSETQTISFAGCGTQMYFFILFGITECCLLSVMAYDRYMAICHPLKYTLVMSQRVCAQMAAGSWTIGTLVAFCQTASIFTLPFCGSNTISHFFCDILPVLRLATTDTRKNEAAVAIVTVVFIFIPFLLILLSYSLIISTILKMPSAEGRHKAFSTCSSHLIVVSLFYGTVTFIYVRPKSVYSLGSDRLLSLLYTVVTPMFNPIVYCLRNQEVRRALRKSIVRQTSFLIWCG; translated from the coding sequence ATGTGGAAAAGCAACCAGACCTGTGTGACAGAGATCGTGTTCCTGGGGTTCTCAGATttccaggcactgcaagtcctgctCTTTGTAGTGGTATTCACCTTCTACATGGTGACCCTGCTGGGTAACTCTCTGATAGTTATTGTCACAGTGACGGATTGTGCTCTTTGCACCCCAATGTATTTCTTCCTCAGGAACTTGTCCTTCTTGGAAATTGGCTACACCTCGGTTGTGATCCCCAAGATGCTGCTGAACCTGCTGTCAGAGACCCAGACCATCTCCTTTGCAGGCTGCGGCACTCAGATGTACTTCTTCATTCTCTTCGGCATCACAGAGTGCTGCCTGCTCTCCGTTATGGCGTACGATCGCTACATGGCCATATGCCACCCCCTGAAATACACCCTGGTTATGAGCCAGAGAGTCTGTGCGCAGATGGCAGCCGGTTCCTGGACCATTGGTACCTTGGTGGCTTTCTGTCAAACAGCTTCAATATTTACTCTGCCTTTCTGTGGGTCTAATACTATCagccatttcttctgtgacattcTCCCTGTGCTCAGACTGGCCACCACAGACACCCGCAAGAATGAAGCTGCTGTTGCCATAGTCACAGTGGTCTTTATCTTCATCCCATTTTTGCTGATTCTCTTGTCATACAGCCTCATCATCTCCACCATTCTGAAGATGCCCTCAGCTGAAGGCAGGcacaaagccttctccacctgctcctcacACCTCATTGTGGTTTCTCTCTTCTACGGGACTGTCACGTTCATCTATGTGAGGCCCAAGTCGGTCTATTCTCTGGGCAGTGACAGGCTGCTCTCTCTGCTCTACACGGTGGTGACGCCCATGTTCAACCCCATTGTTTACTGTCTAAGGAACCAGGAGGTGAGGAGAGCACTCAGAAAGTCAATAGTAAGACAGACTTCCTTCCTCATATGGTGTGGGTGA
- the LOC116825061 gene encoding olfactory receptor 10AG1-like — protein sequence MASGNHTTTPGFILLGFSNLTNLQGLLFVVFLVIYMVILLGNGVIVLVTVLDSALQTPMYFFLRNLSFVEICYSSVILPKMVANCLAEDGSISFIGCAAQMFFFLLLAGTECFLLTAMAYDRYVAICNPLRYTHIVNREFCATMVSGSWLVSILLHFVQTYLVFSLPFCGSHEINHIFCDVPPVLELSCMDTYRNKMVIVMAVLLFLIIPFFLIVISYIKIVRTVLKMPSAQGRHKAFSTCSSHLIVVTLFYGSGMIVYLEPKPKESVDTDKLLSLFYTIVTPMFNPFIYSLRNKEVKAALRKLVGRK from the coding sequence ATGGCGAGTGGAAATCACACCACAACACCTGGCTTCATCCTCTTGGGCTTCTCTAACCTCACAAACCTGCAGGGTTTGCTCTTTGTGGTCTTCCTGGTCATCTACATGGTGATCCTGCTTGGGAATGGTGTCATTGTCTTGGTCACAGTGCTGGACTCTGCCCTTCAAacccccatgtatttcttcctcaggAACTTGTCCTTTGTGGAGATCTGCTACTCCTCTGTCATCTTGCCCAAGATGGTGGCTAATTGCCTGGCAGAGGATGGAAGTATCTCATTCATCGGCTGTGCTGCCCAgatgtttttcttccttttactaGCTGGCACAGAGTGTTTTCTTCTGACAGCCATGGCCTATGACCGTTACGTGGCCATATGTAACCCCCTGCGTTACACACACATTGTGAACAGGGAGTTTTGTGCTACAATGGTATCTGGGTCCTGGCTTGTCAGCATCCTGCTACATTTTGTGCAGACGTATTTGGTGTTTTCTTTGCCCTTCTGTGGGTCTCATGAAATTAACCATATCTTCTGTGATGTCCCCCCTGTGCTGGAGCTGTCCTGCATGGACACCTACAGGAATAAAATGGTTATCGTCATGGCAGTCCTGCTATTCCTAATCATCCCCTTTTTCTTGATAGTTATTTCTTATATTAAAATCGTCAGGACGGTTTTGAAGATGCCGTCAGCCCAGGGCCGGCACAaggccttctccacctgctcctcacACCTCATTGTGGTGACTCTGTTCTATGGTTCTGGCATGATTGTGTATTTAGAACCAAAGCCAAAGGAGTCAGTGGACACCGACAAACTGCTCTCACTGTTCTACACCATTGTGACTCCAATGTTCAATCCTTTCATATATAGTCTGAGGAACAAGGAAGTGAAAGCTGCCCTAAGGAAATTAGTAGGGAGAAAATGA